The nucleotide sequence tgagatcaggatgtgggctgaaggcagaggcttaacctactgagccacccaggatcccgcCAGTATGGGCTTTCTTTGGGGTGattaaaatgctctaaaattgatggtggtggtgattgcacagctctgtgaatatactaaagcCCATTGCATTGTACTCTTTTCCATAagtgaattatttaaattatatgggGTCTGAATTATATCTGgataaagtcattttttaaaaaaatttttcccaagATCACACGCTCCTCGGTAGCAGCGCAAGGGCTGGAGCACATTCTTTGACTCAGAATCCAGTGTTCTTTTCAGTATTAGAGCTGGACCTTAGAGAATCATCCCCAAGTGTCACCTGGAGGCCTGTAGGCGCCTCTGCTCCAGGTGCAAGCAGTCATCTTATCCCGCCCAATCCTGGCCTCACACCTGCTTCTCTAAGGATATCTCATACCACTGTCCTCCAGGCACCCTGGCCCTCCTTTTGCCTCTCCAAGAGCCAAATTTATTCCTGCTTCAAggcctttgcatttgcttttCCTTGAACCCAGAACCCTCCTACCCCAGCTCTTGGCAAGGCTGGCTCCCTCTCATCAATCAGGTGTTCAGCCTAAAACTCCTCTGCAGTGAGAAAGTAAAAATCAACCCAAGACCAAGAAAGTACAGTGCAGACTGCAACAGACACAGCTAAGGTGAGCCGCCAGATGAGCAGAAAACAGTGTTTCTCACGGGCCACAGCATACCTGCAAAACGATTAAGACCTCCTTCTAAATGATGATGCTTACTTATCAATTACTTACCCAGCCCCACTTTGTTCTGTTACCCTTGGAATCAAAAGTGCTCACTCACTCACGGAACCGTGCCCTCTTCACGACAGCATCCGTTCAGAGTGGATACAGAGGgatccaccccctcccccatcgcTGGGACAAACCAGCCCCAGGAAAAGCccgtccccatcccccaccctgcaCGTTCCCTTAATTTTTCATGGTGTACTCCAACAAATTAATAAACCTAGCTCTGATTATAGGTACTCTTCCCAGATTTTTATCTGACGGGCTTTTGTCAACAGAACAGCTTCCCAAATCACTTCATCATCGCATAATCTCTCAGTTTATGACTTTCATTGAATATATTATCACCTTatattgtctgtctccctctctctacagCATAAGCTTTGTGAGTAGGGACTTGTGTTCTCAGCCTAATGCCCAGTGCACATTAGGCACCAAATAAAGATTTTCTAAAGGAATGGAGTATTGAAACCCACTTTCTAGGACACTGTTCTTTCAGCTAGAACACAGTATCTGTCCAGTTAATTATTCGTTCCTAGTAACGGGGTAGATCTTAGAATAGGAGGAAAGCAGAGGTGCAGACAGGAGGAGCGGGAAAAAGAAGATTGGCAACAAGTAGGTAAAAACCAAATAGGGCAAGAGTGTGGCCAAAGTCTGGGTGGGGTTCCTGGAGTGCAGGGGGCGGAGTGCACGCCACAGGGCAGGTACTCAGTAACTGTTCAcctgtctgcttcccttccctgcccttcaACCAAGCATCCCCCATATACCAATTTGTGAAATTTCTTTAAAGCGAGGAAcaatcttatttttcttccttcccagtccCTAGTATACAGAGACTTATTCAAAGTGAAGTTAGCAGTTATGTTTTGAGTAAATTTGGAACGATAGTTGACCCACCATTTATTCTATTTCACGGTAGGTGTTTCCCCCCAAATCCTCCTCGGACTCGGAGACAGAAGAGGAGCTGTCTGGGGACGGACCGGTTTTGCCCAGGGCTGGCAAACTGGATGACTTCCTCAGCCCAGAGGACTTGACGCTTTCGGATTCCGACTCAACTGGGAGCTTTTCCGAGTACCTGGAGGTACtaaagcagaaaggcaggtggtGCCTGTTGGAATCCCTTTTTCAGTCTGACCCGGACAGTGGTGAGAACTTCTCCGAAGATGAGGACCTGGAGAGTTTCTTCCAAGACAAAGGCAGGGGGAAGCCACAGGTCCAGGACCCACTGTCTGCGAGGTAAGGCACCTCATGCCCAACTCTAGCCAAGTCCCTTGTGACTCTGGGCCTCATCCTCTTCCTCAGTAAAAACCATTCTGCAAGTTGTCCCTTACCCAGGCTCCAGCTCAGAATCCACCTTCGGAGCCAAGTGTGTTCTGATTCCGATCTAGAATAGATTCCTATCTATTTCCTTCCTAAATCACTTTGGGTTACCCTTAGTCACTGGAAGCACTGGGATTGACTAAAGGGATGCCCTTCTCACTCCCTCCCAAGAACAGCAACGAGGTACACTGACCTTGGCCAAGCCCTTCTATATGTGTGTACGCtgcatttataatatttaatatttattttttcttcccactAACCCTGTAAGAAGATACGATTTTTGCCATTctccagatgaggaaatcaaggttCCAAGCAAACCCTGCTAAAGGTCACATGGCTGGTAATTGTTTGAAGCAAGATTTGAACCTGGGTCCGACGCTAAAGCCCGGCTCTGTTCCACTGCACTGTTCTCCTGCCCATGTGAAAATAGAATGCagggtgccaggctggctcagtcggtggagtgggcagctcttgatctcagggatgtgagttcCAGCCCGAGGTGGGTGTggaatattacttttaaaaaatctttacaataagaaaacaaacaaacaaacagcaaatatTAGAATGCAAAGTGGTAATTCGTGAATCAGTTGTGAGAAAAGACTTCCTAATGGGCTGCTAGATGGcctgagggaaaggaggaaggccCAGGCGAGAGAGGCACAGGCTCAGAGGCCTACGGGGCCACGATGTCAGGCTGAGAAGCCAGCTGCCACCTCCTGGGAGGAAGGACAGggatgagcaggaggaggggccagCCTCCCATCTGCCACTGTCCTCCACGTGTGCTCCATGTGTCCCCCAGGGCAGCTGCTTTCTCCCTCCAGGTGCAGCTCGACGAGGCGCTGCAGCTCCCTGAGCAGCCTTCCCTCCGACGATCCTAACAGTCAGCCCCAGCCACCCCCAGGCTCCAGGCCCCCCTCGCAGCACAGAAGCATCCGCTCCTGGGTGTCGTCCATCACGGTCCCCCGGCCGTTCCGCATGACACTGCGTGAGGCCCAGAAGAAGGCCCAGTGGCTGGCCTCCCCTGCCTCCTTTgagcaggagaggaagcaggcccagcggcaggggcaggaggaggccgAGTGCCACCGGCAGTTCCGGGCGCAGCCGGTGCCCGCGCACGTCTACCTGCCCCTCTACCGGGAGATCATGGAGCGCAGCGAGGCCCGCAGGCAGGCAGGGatccagaagaggaaggaactgCTCCTCTCCTCCTTGAAGCCCTTCAGCTTCCTAGtgaaggaggagcagagaaaggaagCCGCTAAGCAGAGGGAGCTGGCCGCCACAGCCAAGGCCAAGGTCCCCAAGCAGAAGGCCACCAGAAGGATTCCCAAGTCCATTCTGGAGCCAGCCCTCGGGGACAAACTGCAAGGTAAAGGCCTCCTTCCCACCATGCTGCCTGCTGCCTGGGGCTGCCACGGGGTGCTGGGGGTACTTGGGCTCGGGGGTCAGCCTGGCTGGGAGAGGAACTCGTTGCTCTGGAGACCCGGCCTCCAGGCCACACTCAGGGCAGGCCACGGGGTATGGGGCTGGCTCTGTCTGTGTCGTGGGGGAGCCCTGGCAGGAGTGAGCGTGAGAGGTGGCCTGGCATGCCCTAGGTTGGTCCTGTGGCTGCTCTCGGGACACGAACGCATCGGCAGAACCAGTGAGACAACGAAGGGCCAGCTTAGGCCAGTGCCACCACCAGCTGCTCCCGAGGGAAGCTCCCACGCCGCCTCATTTCAAGAAATGGGGTTCGGTAAAAGGACTCAggctttattcattcagtaaCGTGCCAAGCTCCAGGCACTACTGTGTGTGGAATAGACAGACCTGGAGTTGGTGCACATGGGAGGCAGCCAGATACCAGGTCACAGAGCCCACGGATGTGGTGAGTGGTCTACAAGGTGTAAAGCCTTCCCCCTCAGGGAGCACAGGACACAAGGACCTCACATCAGATGTGGTGAGGCGGTGGGAGCAGGTAGGGAAGGTCCCGGGGAAGAGAGCACTGAGGCAGCCcctgaaggaagggaagagggaggaagagtgaACCAGAGAGAACAGGGCAGAGGTCAGAAGCCGCAGAACACAGGCACAGgacaggggagagaagagggagtggggagggagaggcaggccctgGGCAGACCTGGGGGCTTGTAGGCGGCGGGAGAAGGTTGGATTTCCTCCCAAGGGCACTGGGGAACCCCTGAAGGGCTTTATGGAGGGGCTCGGGATCAGATCCGCAGCCCAGGAAGACCACTCAGATGCTGCGGTGGAGACGGTtaaggggggagggacaggccgGGAGGGTGTTGGTCTGCAGGACCCCGTGTGGACAGTTCAGTGGGAGATTGTGAAATGAGCAGCAGGACGACGGTGAGGAGAGGCCCGGCAGGAGCACGGTTAAAGAGCAGAGACCGCAGAACTTGGGACTGACCAGAGACAGCAGGCGGGAGTGATTTGGGCAACAGCGTGGGTCTCTGGGTGGATAGCGGGTACTTGCCCTGAGTCTGGGGGACCTGGGAGAAAGGGGTAACCGCCCGCCTCGCCAGCTCCACCTCTGAAGAAGGAACCACAGAAAGCATTCGGTGCCCGTGGTGTCCGTGGTGGCTGCCTCTGCGGCCTGCTGGTACCTGGCAGCCGTGTTCTGGCCAACGTTTATGAACGAACTCTCCAGAAAAGACAAAGCAAGCTGATCTGTAGTGTTTGCCATTGTCCGTCGTGTAAGCACAGCTCTCCTGGCCGACAGGGAGCTTCCCGTATGGAGTCAGCTGCCTCCCGAAATTCCTGCGGAAGCTGTCCGTCACCCTCCGCTCGGGCTtcacagggaacattctccaagCCCAGGCAGGTCCCCTCTCACCCATCACCACCCTTCTTCTCCACAGAAGCGGAACTCTTAAGGAAAATTCGCATCCAGATGAGAGCCCTAGACATGCTCCAGAAGGCCGCCTCCCCGATCGCCCCCTCCGGGGGCCGGGTGGGCCCACAGCCCCGCGCGGCTACCCGAACCCAGAAGGAAAAGCTTGCGTTTCTGCACACGGACTTTGGATTCCAGCCTCGTGTGAATCCTGCCGTCCCTGACTACGAAGGCCTTTACAGGGCCTTCCAGAGAAGAGCTGCCAAGAGAAGGGACACCAGAGAGGGGACTCGCAACAAGCCCTTCTTGCTGAGGACCGGCAGCCTGTGTCGCACTCCCGGGTCCTGTGATGCCGCCACAtctggagggaggagggtgagagCCCAGGCCGCTGCAGGAGGGTCGGGGCCTGGGACCCAGCAGACAGGCCAGTCTTGATGGGAGGCACTTCT is from Mustela lutreola isolate mMusLut2 chromosome 7, mMusLut2.pri, whole genome shotgun sequence and encodes:
- the FAM161B gene encoding protein FAM161B isoform X1; its protein translation is MTIGRAAGALSGGAQWSRQVFPPKSSSDSETEEELSGDGPVLPRAGKLDDFLSPEDLTLSDSDSTGSFSEYLEVLKQKGRWCLLESLFQSDPDSGENFSEDEDLESFFQDKGRGKPQVQDPLSARCSSTRRCSSLSSLPSDDPNSQPQPPPGSRPPSQHRSIRSWVSSITVPRPFRMTLREAQKKAQWLASPASFEQERKQAQRQGQEEAECHRQFRAQPVPAHVYLPLYREIMERSEARRQAGIQKRKELLLSSLKPFSFLVKEEQRKEAAKQRELAATAKAKVPKQKATRRIPKSILEPALGDKLQEAELLRKIRIQMRALDMLQKAASPIAPSGGRVGPQPRAATRTQKEKLAFLHTDFGFQPRVNPAVPDYEGLYRAFQRRAAKRRDTREGTRNKPFLLRTGSLCRTPGSCDAATSGGRRDSPQPPATPLPRSRSLSGLASLSANTLPVHITDATRKRESAVRSSLEKKDRADESTQWLEMHKKKCQAMSKSVTFRAKAMDPHQSLEEVFKAKLKENRNNDRKRAKEYKKELEEMKKRIETRPYLFEQVSKDLARKAAEQRYRDTLKQAGLDEDFVRSKGQGSRDEQRQGQSEGRDCPSTHETTKLSTRNPQQDLEESLQEPTSPKKELEELSYELLDNCKSLA
- the FAM161B gene encoding protein FAM161B isoform X2, giving the protein MQGARLAQSVEWAALDLRDVSSSPRCSSTRRCSSLSSLPSDDPNSQPQPPPGSRPPSQHRSIRSWVSSITVPRPFRMTLREAQKKAQWLASPASFEQERKQAQRQGQEEAECHRQFRAQPVPAHVYLPLYREIMERSEARRQAGIQKRKELLLSSLKPFSFLVKEEQRKEAAKQRELAATAKAKVPKQKATRRIPKSILEPALGDKLQEAELLRKIRIQMRALDMLQKAASPIAPSGGRVGPQPRAATRTQKEKLAFLHTDFGFQPRVNPAVPDYEGLYRAFQRRAAKRRDTREGTRNKPFLLRTGSLCRTPGSCDAATSGGRRDSPQPPATPLPRSRSLSGLASLSANTLPVHITDATRKRESAVRSSLEKKDRADESTQWLEMHKKKCQAMSKSVTFRAKAMDPHQSLEEVFKAKLKENRNNDRKRAKEYKKELEEMKKRIETRPYLFEQVSKDLARKAAEQRYRDTLKQAGLDEDFVRSKGQGSRDEQRQGQSEGRDCPSTHETTKLSTRNPQQDLEESLQEPTSPKKELEELSYELLDNCKSLA